TGTCATTGTAAACACTACATGCAAATTCCCAATCTCCAGTTTGGCTGCAAGAATTAATGGCAATCGTGTAAACTTCTGGAGTTccctttaaattatatttttgtaacatCTTATACACTTCTAGTGCCCGTTCAACCTGTAGAAAGCACataattgtaaataataaacatattttaagtaaaaacaagtaaaagagaCAGAAAACATATAAGAAACAGATGAAGATTATGTTGTATTCTAAAGCAAAAATCCGAGAAGAAAGCTATACCTGACCAGCATTTGCACAAGCCTTCATCAATGCACCAATAGTTATGTGATCTGGGTCAATGGGTTGTATTTCAGCTGCCATTTCTGCTAAAACATCAAAAGCACGATCCACCGCTCCTGACTGAGCACATGCAGCTATAAGTGCATTGAATACAACACGATCTGGCTTCACATTCTACTGCATACAAACATCACATCAGCATGCACAAATAAGCATTTCGGGAGCAACTCAAGTAGTATCAGTTGTCAAGAGATAGAAGTTGCAACTTTTGTACCTTGGACCTCAATATTCCATAAGCACCAAATGCTTTTGCTATTTGCCCAGCTCTAGCACAACCATCAATGAGTGCCCCATAGGTATGAACATTGGGTTCCACTCCAGAATTAACCATCTTGTGAAACATCTAAAGGACACAGAGTAACAATGTTACCAGATATGGGATTCAGAGAAAGACATTTTACATAAAATGACATGATGCTATGCtaaattgattgaaaatgaaAGAAGAAGGATGTTATACTTCAAACATTGTATCAACTTTTCCACTCTTAGCACAAGTGGAAATCAGAGTGGTATAAAGTTTGCAATCAGGTTCTAGTCGAGCCTCTTTCAGTAGCTTCAACACTTCGAAAGCCCCTGAATAAATAACACAAATGTCATGACCTGAAAAGGttacaaagaaaaatatagagGGGAGTAATCAGGTATTGAGTGGAGTGATGATGAAAAATCAACTTACTTTCTGAATCTTGGGAGCTTGTACACACTGACATAAGCATGTTAAATGTACTCAAAGTTGGATTTGGAATTAGCCTAATGTAATCAAAAGCTTCTTTAACTGCCCTTTTCCTCTTGCAGACGTTAAAAAACTTTGCATGATAAATCTATAGTCAATAAATACACCATGTTAGAGAAACCCCAAAATTAAGAGCGGAATATCAAATAACagccagaatgatgcatgtaCCTTGGTCATATCTAATAAACCCTTTGTTTCCATATCTTTAAGCAATTCTAAACTTTCATGTAACCTAACAAAATCAATGCACTTCGAGGTAAGCTCATCAAGCTTAAAAGTAATAGCAAAATTAGGTCTGCAACAATTTTGATCATGATATGGTTAACACTCAACAGAAATGAGGGGACGAGGAGTTTGACCACATTGCTATATTTAGAGAATCTGTCACTTGTATAGGACTCACAACAAGTACTGTGTTCTCAGAGACAACTTTATGTTCTCTATTGTTTGTTGGAGGTGGATAGAACAGAATATTACCTCGCAGCTTTTAACAGCTTATTATATCTGCTCAGATAATCTGAATGGTCATTCTTCTGATCATCCTCCACCCTTGTTTGATCACTTTTCTGATCAAATTGCATGTTGATTGAGTGGCCATTGTTGGGAAAAACTTTGGCAGGCAGAGCTCTGCCACCTTTCCTCGAGTGTTTACTTCCATTTTGTGGAGTGTAGCCTTCTGTGTGACTGGAAATTGGTACCACTCCTTCAATATATTCTGAATAAATAAACACGGCTTACTTACAAATTTCATTGAAACTTTGAATTCCTCATCATGATACTTGTAAATATTGAACAATCATATCATATATGAAATTACATTCCAGTGCattttctttataaaattaCCTGCACCTTGTGGAGAAAATTCTGTTGAGATATCAGATCCTTTTAGTGTGGTATTTCTCATTGTTGAGGGCAATCCTTTAACATTATTAGTTGAAGCATGAAGAGATAACGACTTTAGACTACTAAGTGGTGTCATGGACCCAACTGTAGACTTGTTATCCTCATAAAACATGTACAGCTCTTGCCTCGCTGATTCACCGAAAAGGACATCAAAGCTGATGGCATCAATGTTTTCTTTAGTTTGTTCATCGATTGTTGTGAGTTCATTGTTTACACCAACAGAAGAAGTGGCATGCTCAGATTTAACTATAGTCAAAGGTGACTCAGGATCAGAGTCAGCTTGATCTTGATTTTCTTCTACTTGTAAAGCCATTTCTTCAGCAAAAGCTAGAGGTTGCAACACAGTTGATTGGAAAGCATCTGGCAAAATAGACTCTTCTAAAACTCTCGAACTACTATTATTGAAACTGGAGTCAAGAACAGGAGTAGATGAATCTGATATGTTGGTCATGAAGGATGCTTCGTGAACCAATGAAGATTTCAATAACGGAAGCTGAGACTCTTTGTCCTCGAGAATATGGTTATCTTCTGCATTGTGATCTGTTAGATTTCCAATTTCACTCAACGGGTTATCCCTTTGAAATTCTGGAAAACCGAGAATCTGGCTTTCAATGACCTGGTTCCCCACATTGCTTCCTTGTCGCGATAATGCAAATTTTGCATGTCCACGTGTCTACATGAGTGAAAGTGTTAGAAAGGCGACAATTATATAAACAGAACAGATTCAACAAACAAATAACTCAATAATTTCATAATTCTAACTTTCCTCCGACTATTTGGTACAGTTCCATCTGAACCAActaattatcaaaaaaatttaatgacacGATAAATTTTGTAACAAACATTACATCATGATAGGTTAACAAATGACAGTTAGATAGTTAGTTAGTTATAACTGTTATTAACAGCTAGTAGGAAGTCAATTCGTTTGTAGTCAACACTACTACTCTAACAACTCGGGTTTCTCATTCATCAACTAACGTTACATCTTTATATTGACACGCACACCACACACCGGAATATCCGAATTGTTAACATAGTCTCAATCCAAACACCGTTTACTGTTAGATAAACACGGAATGAACATTTAAGTATTGAAAAAAACGAAGGTTAAACACAGAACATCACAATCTAAGAACTAAAAAACAACTTCAAGTTACAACTAAACAAGCTGAAATTCAATTGTCCGATCAGGAGAAGACTAGACCAAAAATCAGAACAAGAACGCAGcaggaaaaacacaaaacaaaagaaatgttGCAAGTCTGTAACTGTACAGTGTGGAATCGAGCTCAATTATGGAGGAATGAGTGGATGAAGCTTGAGAGTACCTGATTGCGAGACTTCTTTCGGTTATTGAGAGTGAATCGGAGGATAGAAACGGCGGATAAGGTGACGAGGACGACAACGACGATGAGAGAGTGAGATTGCAAAGAAGCCTTGAAGACGAAGCGCGGTGAGTGGAGGCGGAGAAGCCCTAACCTGTTGCATTTCTTGCGAGATTGAAGAGGTGGTAGTGGAGGACGGAGAGTGTGGGCGGAACCGAGGAAGTGAGTGCGGACGGAACGGAGAGTGGAGAGAGAGAAAGCGGAAGGAGAGGTGAATCTGAAAGCGTGACGGTTATGGTAGTTCACGCAGAGGTTGAGTTCCATGgatgaagagagagaaggagCATGAGATGAAGCGTTAGCAGGAAGGAGAGGAGGAGGGAGTAGCTCTTGCACCAGAACCAGAGAATGAAATATACGTCTTGCTAGCTCAATGCTAATCCGAATCCTTTGCTTACGTGGCGCATTTTTGTTTTTCCGTTGCTCGCTGGGACCCACTGCTACTTGCTACTGTTACTTAATTCCCTCCATATCAGAGTGAagctaaaaactaaaaactaaaaagtaaaaacacgaAAAGGTTGAGGAAAATCAAGGATGAGTTTAGAGTTAATTATCATTTCCTTACTCTCGAAATATTCAGACACGgataaattttcataataaaaaaataaaaaaatcatttgatataaaattattaaattttaaagataaaaaattttaataataattataaaaatttacattAAAATTTGATCTCTAAATTCTCTTTTTAGAATATATGTTTTAATATCTAATTTTCTTATTGCATTTTTAAGTTTTTCGCGAGTTTATTTGTCATTAGtactttttagatttttttttagcgATGTGAACTTTCGAgtatcattttaataatttactcgatgaatttataatttttactagtttaattttaggataattagattttaatttttatttattttagaaaaaaattaattttagtaaaacACGGTAAAATAGCTTCTTGTTTTGTAACTTCACTCATTTGtgttaaaataaacaaaaatatgcTTAAAAAGATTACTTATTAAATTGTTCAAGAAATATCACACGAAATTATATATTCTGTTTTTCAATATTCGAAATGGTTTTACACTTTTACTTGTatgacaatttttttatttatattgtagataaaaataccttttttggataaatttattcttcaaattaatttttgagtatattgagtaattttttaattttttttgtttttcataggTAACATTGTCAACACATCATTCCTTTAAACTCATTTAAAGTTTGGCATTTTTTTAGGCTTTTTCTGCATTTTAAAAATCAGTTTATAGTGTTcattttgttcaatttttttttctaaaattgccTACAACTTAATCAATATGAAACCAATATTAGTCAATGTAAAAGTATTTGTGTTTAATAAATACTTCTCTTCAAAGTTCGGCCCATTATTCTTTTGTAGAATGGGTGAATTTAGTAATTCGCTTTAGTTGAATAACAATTTAGATGAAACCTTCAAAATAATTTCCTATTATTAatgttaattttgatttttttttttggtttctgggttcattttgatgaatataaatacacatataaGCTAGTTTAGCAAATTCGAATAAGAtaaaatgatatatataataagtgTAAAAATTTCCTAAGAAACTAAATGAATTcacattataaaaataatttgaaccACCTTATATAGGGCTAAATACATACTCACTTCTAAGAAAATTGAGTAttgtcttattttttattaaataataaaaaattgattggTCTATTCATCGATTTATAAAActtacaaaattattttcgattGCTCAAAAATAGggtgataaattaatttttaaagagaGAAGTAATTTCTCgtcattaaaatttaatcatatTTCACATAGATTCATCTATTAATAAAATAGAtcataatcaaaatttttttaatattttgtataattaagTGAATTATTTAGTATTGATCTTTCACTTTATAACTGGATTTTTATTGTGCATTATAAGCCATAATTTGTAacggatgattttaataaacgTTATTCTGATTTAATGACCAACGGTCATAACATTAACTCTATGCCTATAAAGATACCACAtgataaattctattttatgttTAACACTCTATAATTATAGAATTCTTATACCTCTTCAACATTTACTTACTTAAGCGTTAGAGTGTCTTTTACATGTATCCATCTACTGTATTTTTTGACGTCTAAGTTATTCTCATTTCATTAAAGAAAAGGCGTATCTCACTCCATTAAAGAAAAGGCGTATTACAACAGCACAAGACACGAGCTATACTATAAAAATTCATCCACACAAGAACAATTAGCGCTGTCTGCGAGGACAAGTAAAATAATTCCTACTCCCTCAAGTTCATAAAACTTTATTtacattcaaatttttaaactaattttaacaatattgtataaaattttatttaatatcttttatcaaaatttaattttcataactTTTTATAAAGTATGTACTTTATACATTTGAATTGCTTCACTTTTACCTATTATAATATTTCACATGTCATAATCGATCAAAGAAATAATACTTCACATGTCATAATCGATAAAAGAATCAATCTAAGAACAAACTCAACTTTCAACCAATCCGAGAACAAATACAACTTTCAACCAATCCGAGAATAAACTCGACTTTTAACTAATCCAAAACAAATTCGACTTTCAATCAATATGAGAAAAAATTCAGGTTTCaagcaatccaaaaataaaCTCGGCTTTCAACCAATCTAAGAACAAACTCGGCTTTAAACCAATCCGAGAACAAACTCGGCTTTAAACCAATTCGAGAACAAACTCGGCTTTCAACCAATGCGAAACAAATTCGGCTTTTAATCAATTTGAAAAAGACTCAATTTTTAACCAATCCGAGAACAAACTCGGCTTTTAACTAATCTAAAAAAAAACTTGGTTTTCAATCAATTCGAGAATAAATTCTGTTAACTAATCCGAAACAAATTCGGCTTTCAATCAATTTGAGAAAAGACTCAGTTTTCAACACCAATCCGATAACAAACTAAGCTTTTAACCATTATGAGAGCAAACTCGGACATTCAATCAATCCAAGAACAAACTCAACTTTCAATCAATTCGAAAACAAACTCGACTTTTAACCAATCCAAAACAAATTTGGCTTTCAATCAATTCGAGAACAAATTCGGCTTTCAatcaatccaataacactcgaTCAACTTTTAACCAATCCAAAACAAATTTGACTTTCAATCAATTCAAGAACAAACTCGACTTTCAATCAACCCAGTAACACTTGATTTTCAATCAATCCGATTTTCATTCAATCCAACAACAAACTCAACTTTCAACTAATCCGAAAATAAACTCGACTTTTAACCAATTCGAAATAAATTTGGCTTTCAATCAATCTAAGAAAATACTCGATTTTCAATCAATTTGAGTACAAATTTGGCTATCAATAAATTTGAGAACAAactcaattatcaatcaatccAACAACAAGCTTAACTACCGTATCAAGCACACTTGGCTATATTATCTAAACAAGGACAAACTCTCTCACAATTACTATCTTATACATACTACATCTTAACACTAAATTCGGTTGAAAAATATTGATCTTAAGTTATATATGCTCTACCCATAATTCTTTTATGAGTAAAGTGTCGTTTTTATTCCCAACGTTTAGAGTAAGTTTTATTTGTGTTTCTAACTTTTAAATCGTTCTATTTGTATCTACAacatttataaaagtgattcaatgttatcctgtcatcaattaaattaacaaattagattgtatttttcaattattctcattTGGAtatattcattctcaattagaTTTCACTTGGATgtgtttgattttaatattgtacccactatttgtgtttaTGTTCAATTATGTCTCtagaaaaagtgaattatgtaaatattgtaggaattagtttcaacttttgatgagttATTTTTCGGAGTAGATCATCGGTTCTGTCTCAAgcatttgtattctaactttaagaagaaattttcaaaactcaaattaaagctcatgatgtgtaattgacagcaggataacattgaatcacttttacaaaaattaaagatacaaataaaatgatttaaacgttaaaaatacaaatatgacTTACTTCAAATATTAAGAACAAAATAgtactttactctttttttatatattttgactATTTTCTATCCTCCATAATACCATAGCTaactatttctttcttcttcctatATCAATTCCTAGAACCTACTATTCATAGCAAAGCTCCTATTTGAGAAGAATAAAAGCAAAAGTCAATAAATATAATAGCTTGTAACCACTATATTTCAATGCACTTTCATTCAATTAATGTTATTCTATTTCTCTGTCATAGCATTTGAAATTACATGCTAAAAAAGTAAGGTGTGGGATTTAAGTTATCCAACTACAATAACACTTACATTTATTAAATATTGAATCTTATTATAACAATTTCATGAATTTACATATAGAATTTTTAACACTGAAgtcataaatttaaattcaaatttgccAATACAAAATTGTTCTAACCCTCAAagtaatcttttaaaatttcttaattCAAAATATCACTATTAAGCATATAAGTAACcagttcatttattttattctacaatttatgtatatttatgatcatattcatataatttatttCACAATATTTTTTGATCAAGTTaatattcataaattaaagataaaCGAGAAATAatcattagtttttaattatagGTTCGTGAAGTATTTATCTCACTGTTAACTAATAAATGTCAATAtaataattcaattaaatttagagGCTCATTCTATCATTATTCATTTAtcttttaactaaattataattcattttatttttgaaatttagcCTAAATCATATGATcgacaaataaaatttaaagctaTGATCCATCATCTTATGGCTTGATTTTTATTGTGCACTATaaatcataattcaattttatttgtctttattCGTCATTTTTTAACACATAATGTGCTTTTGTAAAAGGAAAAGATTCGAGCAACAAGCAATTAAGTTAAGCATCActcttttctccttttctttttctttttatttatttatagaaataattacaactttttttaattgaatattaataattttagtcGTATgacttaaataaaacttaaattaaaTGTACATTTGCGCGCATATTAATCGGAATAATCTGCGTTGCTCACTTCCCCGGTTGGCCAATCTAACCGTCGTTGCTCCGTACAGCTTCGCCTCGTTCTTCCGCCGTACACTCGCCGGTATACTATTTTTATCACTCTTCCTTTTCCATCTTCTATTCCTCTCAACTACTTGGTTCCTTTTGCTCTGTTCTCCATTCGCGTTTAGAAATGGAGTTTGAGTTCTCTTGAATCTCTTGCAGTTTTCAGTTTCGTGTATCGTAGAAAAGGAATCGTAGGGCACTTCACGTGTTTTGCATTTATTTCTGATTTTTCTGTCGCAAAATCTTCGACAACTGGCAAGTTTGAGCTAATGATTATTACTTTGTTAGAAGCTTCGATttggtttttgagatttttggAGATAATAAACTGACAAAGTTCAattgttctttctttttttgaatgGGATTTGAGAAAGTTCATTATGTGATATATTTACGTGTTTGGTCTATGAAATGATTTTGTTTCCCTTTTTCAATATTTGTCTTGGATGAACAGCTATGTTCTGATATGGTTGACATGTACATTATGTTCATGTATATATGCAGATAAATATCTGATTTTACCAATCCTATACTCTATTCAATTTGCCAATACAAAGGAGCTTCAAATGGCCAAGAAACCTGGCCCGAAACCTGGATCAAAACCTAGTAAATTGTCTGTGTACCTTTACATTCCTAATATCATAGGTTGGTATTTGATTATTCTATTGTTACCATTTTTTATCTCTCTCATGCATTGAATGCTTATTGAGTTTATTAAAATTATGGGAGTCATTCAACTTCGATAAAGGACTCATCAGTAGAGTAGTGCGGAAAATCTACACCGACCAGGTTTGTCTCATTTGATTTTTGGAAAACATGAATCCATGAAAACCATCCTTGGGGGCTGAGGCTATTAGTTGGATTATACCATGTGTTTGCATCTGAATTTTCAAGCAAAAGGGTGTTACTCAAGGCCAATAGAGTTAAACACTGTCCACTATTAGATTCCTATAGAAATATCCCTCATGTCTAGATT
The genomic region above belongs to Arachis duranensis cultivar V14167 chromosome 3, aradu.V14167.gnm2.J7QH, whole genome shotgun sequence and contains:
- the LOC107476577 gene encoding pentatricopeptide repeat-containing protein MRL1, chloroplastic isoform X2, with the protein product MELNLCVNYHNRHAFRFTSPSAFSLSTLRSVRTHFLGSAHTLRPPLPPLQSRKKCNRLGLLRLHSPRFVFKASLQSHSLIVVVVLVTLSAVSILRFTLNNRKKSRNQTRGHAKFALSRQGSNVGNQVIESQILGFPEFQRDNPLSEIGNLTDHNAEDNHILEDKESQLPLLKSSLVHEASFMTNISDSSTPVLDSSFNNSSSRVLEESILPDAFQSTVLQPLAFAEEMALQVEENQDQADSDPESPLTIVKSEHATSSVGVNNELTTIDEQTKENIDAISFDVLFGESARQELYMFYEDNKSTVGSMTPLSSLKSLSLHASTNNVKGLPSTMRNTTLKGSDISTEFSPQEYIEGVVPISSHTEGYTPQNGSKHSRKGGRALPAKVFPNNGHSINMQFDQKSDQTRVEDDQKNDHSDYLSRYNKLLKAARLHESLELLKDMETKGLLDMTKIYHAKFFNVCKRKRAVKEAFDYIRLIPNPTLSTFNMLMSVCTSSQDSERAFEVLKLLKEARLEPDCKLYTTLISTCAKSGKVDTMFEMFHKMVNSGVEPNVHTYGALIDGCARAGQIAKAFGAYGILRSKNVKPDRVVFNALIAACAQSGAVDRAFDVLAEMAAEIQPIDPDHITIGALMKACANAGQVERALEVYKMLQKYNLKGTPEVYTIAINSCSQTGDWEFACSVYNDMTQKGVLPDEMFLSALIDVAGHAKKLDAAFDVLKEARKGGIHIGMMSYSSLMGACSNARNWEKALELYEYLKAHKLVRTVSTVNALLTALCDGNQFQRALEVLSEMKGLGLCPNSITFSVLLTASEKNDDMEAAQMLLSQAKMEGVALNVNMCRCIIGMCLQRYERDCFVGEPVLSFNSGRAQVNNKWTSLALAVYRETLGAGEKPTSEILSRLLGCLQLPYDASVKNRLVDNLGVSTESSRNSNLRALVDGFGEYDVRAFSILEEAASYGVVSSVSFKVSPIVVDAKDMHTSTAEVYLLTVLKGLKHRLAAGARLSNIIILLPVEKTKVSTQKGEKMINLANRVGQAVAALFRRLKIPYQGHESSGKLRINGLALKKWFQPKLASFSGKPGDWSSSPSRLGKRISHQQRRIRTGNLSLD
- the LOC107476577 gene encoding pentatricopeptide repeat-containing protein MRL1, chloroplastic isoform X1 codes for the protein MELNLCVNYHNRHAFRFTSPSAFSLSTLRSVRTHFLGSAHTLRPPLPPLQSRKKCNRLGLLRLHSPRFVFKASLQSHSLIVVVVLVTLSAVSILRFTLNNRKKSRNQTRGHAKFALSRQGSNVGNQVIESQILGFPEFQRDNPLSEIGNLTDHNAEDNHILEDKESQLPLLKSSLVHEASFMTNISDSSTPVLDSSFNNSSSRVLEESILPDAFQSTVLQPLAFAEEMALQVEENQDQADSDPESPLTIVKSEHATSSVGVNNELTTIDEQTKENIDAISFDVLFGESARQELYMFYEDNKSTVGSMTPLSSLKSLSLHASTNNVKGLPSTMRNTTLKGSDISTEFSPQGAEYIEGVVPISSHTEGYTPQNGSKHSRKGGRALPAKVFPNNGHSINMQFDQKSDQTRVEDDQKNDHSDYLSRYNKLLKAARLHESLELLKDMETKGLLDMTKIYHAKFFNVCKRKRAVKEAFDYIRLIPNPTLSTFNMLMSVCTSSQDSERAFEVLKLLKEARLEPDCKLYTTLISTCAKSGKVDTMFEMFHKMVNSGVEPNVHTYGALIDGCARAGQIAKAFGAYGILRSKNVKPDRVVFNALIAACAQSGAVDRAFDVLAEMAAEIQPIDPDHITIGALMKACANAGQVERALEVYKMLQKYNLKGTPEVYTIAINSCSQTGDWEFACSVYNDMTQKGVLPDEMFLSALIDVAGHAKKLDAAFDVLKEARKGGIHIGMMSYSSLMGACSNARNWEKALELYEYLKAHKLVRTVSTVNALLTALCDGNQFQRALEVLSEMKGLGLCPNSITFSVLLTASEKNDDMEAAQMLLSQAKMEGVALNVNMCRCIIGMCLQRYERDCFVGEPVLSFNSGRAQVNNKWTSLALAVYRETLGAGEKPTSEILSRLLGCLQLPYDASVKNRLVDNLGVSTESSRNSNLRALVDGFGEYDVRAFSILEEAASYGVVSSVSFKVSPIVVDAKDMHTSTAEVYLLTVLKGLKHRLAAGARLSNIIILLPVEKTKVSTQKGEKMINLANRVGQAVAALFRRLKIPYQGHESSGKLRINGLALKKWFQPKLASFSGKPGDWSSSPSRLGKRISHQQRRIRTGNLSLD